From Lemur catta isolate mLemCat1 chromosome 21, mLemCat1.pri, whole genome shotgun sequence, a single genomic window includes:
- the TXNRD3 gene encoding thioredoxin reductase 3 isoform X4, whose product MNLWKVKHLFSSLGVACNVLELDQVDDGPGVQEVLSEITNQKTVPNIFVNKVHVGGCDRTFQAHQSGLLQKLLKEDSAYEYDIIVIGGGSGGLACAKEAAILGKKVMVLDFVVPSPQGTSWGLGGTCVNVGCIPKKLMHQAALLGQALHDSRKFGWEYNQQVKHNWETMVDAIQNHISSLNWGYRLSLREKAVTYVNAYGEFVEHHKIKATNRKGQETCHTAATFVIATGERPRYLGIQGDKEYCITSDDLFSLRYCPGKTLVVGASYVALECAGFLAGLGLDVTVMVRSIVLRGFDQEMAEKVSSYMEQQHGVKFLRKFVPVMVQQLEKGSPGKLKVVAKSTEGPETIDGIYNTVLLAIGRDSCTRKIGLDKIGVKINEKNGKIPVNDVEQTNVSYVYAIGDILEGKPELTPVAIQAGKLLARRLFGGSSEKCSPLWNTVAVDSPKRKRSKSIKKRI is encoded by the exons GTTAaacatctcttttcttctttgggaGTCGCATGTAACGTCTTGGAGCTTGATCAAGTTG atgACGGGCCCGGCGTTCAAGAAGTGTTATCAGAAATCACTAATCAGAAAACCGTGCCcaatatttttgtgaataaagtgCACGTGGGCGGATGTGACCGAACGTTCCAG GCACATCAGAGCGGCTTGTTGCAGAAGCTCCTTAAGGAAGACTCAGCGTATGAATACGACATCATTGTCATCGGCGGTGGTTCTGGTGGCCTTGCGTGTGCAAAG GAAGCTGCCATTTTGGGAAAGAAAGTTATGGTGCTAGACTTTGTGGTCCCGTCACCTCAGGGCACATCCTGGG gtcTTGGGGGCACCTGTGTAAACGTAGGCTGTATCCCTAAGAAACTCATGCATCAGGCGGCCCTTTTAGGGCAGGCGTTGCATGACTCGAGGAAGTTTGGCTGGGAATATAATCAGCAAG TGAAGCACAACTGGGAGACCATGGTGGACGCGATTCAGAACCACATCAGCTCCCTGAACTGGGGCTACCGGCTGTCCCTGCGGGAAAAGGCTGTGACCTACGTCAATGCCTACGGAGAATTTGTTGAACATCATAAAATAAAG GCCACCAATCGAAAAGGACAGGAGACGTGTCATACTGCCGCAACATTTGTCATAGCAACAGGGGAAAGACCGCGGTATTTAGGGATCCAAGGAGATAAAGAGTACTGTATTACGAG CGATGACCTTTTTTCTCTGCGTTACTGTCCTGGCAAAACGTTAGTAGTGGGGGCTTCGTACGTTGCCCTGGAATGCGCAGGATTCCTTGCTGGCCTGGGCTTGGATGTGACAGTCATGGTGCGCTCGATCGTTCTTCGTGGCTTCGACCAGGAAATGGCGGAGAAAGTGAGCTCCTACATGGAGCAGCAACACGGCGTCAAGTTCTTAAGAAAATTCGTACCCGTGATG GTTCAACAGTTGGAGAAAGGTTCACCCGGAAAGCTGAAAGTAGTGGCTAAATCCACTGAGGGACCGGAAACCATTGATGGAATATATAACACg GTTTTGTTAGCAATTGGTCGTGATTCCTGTACCAGGAAGATAGGCCTGGACAAGATTGGCGTCAAAATTAATGAGAA GAACGGCAAAATCCCTGTCAACGACGTGGAGCAGACCAACGTGTCCTACGTCTATGCCATCGGGGACATTTTGGAGGGGAAACCGGAACTCACCCCTGTTGCCATACAGGCCGGAAAGCTACTGGCCCGGAGGCTTTTTGGAGGCTCTTCAGAAAAG TGTTCACCCCTCTGGAATACGGTTGCTGTGGACTCTCCGAAGAGAAAGCGATCGAAGTCTATAAAAAAGAGAATCTAG